The following DNA comes from Candidatus Omnitrophota bacterium.
GTAGAGGTTTTTCTTAAAAAATACATCGATCAAATTCAAAAATTAGCAGTAAGTTCCGATAAAATCTGATGGCCAAACGTGTTTTAGGCATAACCTTATTTATTAGCAGTATTATTCTCCTTTCCTCAATACCCCTCCTCAGTCAGGAAGTAAATTATCCTGCCTATTCCGGGTATATCAATGACTATGCCGGAATAATCTCAGAATCGGACAAGGTAAAGGCAAACAACCTTTTATCAGAGTTAGAGCAGAAAACCACTGCTCAGGTAGCAATAGCAACCCTGTCTACCACCGCGCCCCTGGATATATCTACTTATGCGGTTGAGCTTTTCCAGCACTGGGGAATCGGGCAGAAGAATAAGGACAACGGCCTGCTGCTGCTAATAGCGACAAAAGACAGAAAAGTACGGATCGAAGTCGGCTATGGGCTTGAAGGAGCGCTGCCTGATGCTGTCTGTAATCAGATAATCTACAAAGGGATAATTCCTTTGTTCAAAAACAACCGATATAGCCAGGGGGTTTTGACCGGTGTAAACACAATCACTGATTTGATCGCCAGAGAGTATGACGTAGAATTGACCGGCCTCAGCCAGGCCGGCGTGCCTATCTTTGAAACAGGCCCTGCTTCCAGGGCCAAATCAGCCCTGGAAATATTGTTCAGTCTTATATTTTTTATTTTAATTTTTGGTTTTCGTTTCGGATTATTCGGTTTTTTATTGTTGAACAGCGGCCGGAGAAGAGGCGGTCATTGGTTTGGTGGAGGATACAGCGGCAATATGGGAGGATTTAGCGGAGGTTTTGGCGGTTTCGGCGGGGGATTAAGCGGCGGAGGCGGAGCCTGCGGTTCGTGGTAAACTCAATTTAATCAGGAGGTGCTATATGAAGAAAATATGGATTGTCTTGATTGTCGCAGCAGTAATAATATTAAGCCTGGGAGGCTGGTTCATAAAGGGATTGAATACCGTAGTGATTTTTGATGAAAATGTCAAGCAGGCCTGGGCCCAGGTAGAAAATCAACTCCAGAGGAGAAACGACCTTATCCCCAACCTGCTTAACACGGTTAAGGGCTACGCTGCTCATGAAAAAGGCGTGTTTACAAAGATAACCGAGCTTAGAAGCCAGTGGGCAAAGGCTCAGACAACTTCTCAAAAAATAGAGGCATCGCGGGGTATGACCGCAGCGCTTTCCAAACTCCTGCTGGTGGCTGAAAATTATCCTAACCTGAAGGCCAATGATAATTTTTTAGCTCTTCAGAGCCAGCTTGAAGGAACAGAGAACAGGATCGCTGTGGAAAGAAGAAGGTATAACCATGCTGTTTTATCATTTAATGCCTATAAAAGAACGGTGTTTGGCAGTCTTTTTGCTCGTTTAAGAGACCTGGTGAAACCCGCAGCATATTTTGAAACAGAAGAAATAGCCAGACAGGTGCCGGTTGTAAAATTCTGAGGCAAATCATGAATCTGGAAGAAAGATGGAATAAGGCTGTTGAAAAAACTGAGATTGTCAGGGCGCGCCTGAGTAATTTATTGACCTTTGAAAGAACAAGCCTGCCTTATACATTCCTGGCTGAATCTTCGATAAACATTGGAGATACGGTGGTTAGGAAAGGACGGGTCCTGGTCCATAAACCATTAATAGTCCTGCCCCAGGATTTTCCGCAGTTTGAAGGATTTGAGTTTGAAAAAGACTACGCGGCAAGCGAAGATATGGTCAGGTCATTGCTTCTGATGAGAGGCATAAGCTTCCCTTCCTTAAAATACAACAACGAGATCTCTACTATTGAAGTATATGAACAGTCTTTGGCAAAAGCAATAAAACATTTTTCCCTGCAATTACAAAAAAAAGAAGATATACGCCGCGGCCTGATTATCGGTCCGGAAGAATCCTGGCAGTTTTCCGTGCTTATCTATGCGGGCTTATTGACAAACAAGTCTGTTTCTAACGATGTAAAAAAACTGCTGGAAGATTTCAGAAAAAAAATGGGCCTGGATTAAACAATGGCTGGTTTTAAAAATGAATTTTCCTGGTCAAAATCCCGGGATGAGATATTCAGAGAGTGCCGCAGGAAATATTACTACAACAAATACGGTTTCTGGGGAGGATGGAGCTTCAACTCCGACCCTGAGATCAGGGAAATCTATATCCTCAAACAGCTTAAGTCACGCTATATGTGGAAGGGCGAAGTAGTCCACTGCATGATCAGTGAGATCATACAAGACCTGGGGAATAAAAGATATTACCCCTTGAATTATTACTTAAACTCGGTAGGCGTAAAAATGAGAAATGATTTCCGGATGTCGGCCAATAAGTACTATCGGGAAAACCCTAAAAAGATGACCGGTTTATTTGAACATGAGTATAATATCAATGTCCCAAAAGAAGAATGGGTTAAGCTGTTTGAGTCTACTCAAGCCTGCCTGAAGAACTTTTTCACCACGCCGCTCTATTCGGACTTGCGGAGCAAAAGCTCTCTTAATATCCTTCAAAATGAAAAAACGCAAAATTTCGTCCTTGACGGTACAACCATCTGGGTTAAATTAGACCTGGCTGTTAAAGATGATTCCAGGATTACTATAATCGATTGGAAAACCGGCCGATTTCCGGATAACGATTTTTCCATCCAACTGGGCTGTTATAGCTTATATGCCATAGAACAATGGGGAGTGGAGCTTAAAGACCTATCTGCTGTCGAATTCAATCTTGGAAGTTTAAAAAACACTACCCACGAAATAAACGAAGAGAAATTAAACCATGTAAAATCCTACATAAAAAAATCCATACTCGGCATGAAAGAACTGCTCTACGACCGTAAAAAAAACCTTGCCAGAAAAGATGATTTTGCCTGCACGGATAATGAAAAAGCCTGTCGGATGTGCGGCTTCAAAAAAATTTGCAGAGACTGGCTCTAAACAAAAGGAGATAACTAATGTCATATTCGGGCCTGGAGAGAAGGAGATACAAAAGGATAAGGCACCATTTTATAATCAGCCTGCGGGTTTATCCGGAGATAACATCCAAAAATAACGCTAAGTGGGATATGGCGGCAATAGAAAACCTGAGCGCCGCAGGTATGTTTTTTACCTACAATAAAAAACTGGAAACGGGAACACTATTAGAATTCAAGATTACCCTGCCGTTTCTGATGGATCGGACCCGCTGCCTGGGGGTGGTAAGGCGCGTTGAGGAAAAACCTCCCGCTAAGATTTACGGCATTGGTATTTATTTCGTAGAAATAGACGGTAAAAGAAAAGATGCCATTAACAAAGCTGCTAACGATTATTATTTTAAGAAGGGAGTTTCTGATTAAAGAAAAGCGGTTTAATGAGGGGAGAGTGTCGTAATGATATTTATTGCAATAACGGTTTTTTATCTGTTAAACTGCATCAAGATTTTAAATGAATACGAACGGGTTGTTGTATTTAGGTTGGGCCGGGTCCTGCGCCAGCCGAAAGGCCCGGGTATGATTTTTCTTTTCCGGCCGATAGATACAGCCCAGAAGATAAGCCTGCGCCTGATAACCTTAGATGTGCCGCCCCAGGACATTATTACCAGGGATAACGTATCGGTAAGGGTAAATGCGGTTGTTTATTTCAGGATTATGGACCCGATCAAGGCTATAGTCGAAGTCAGGGATTACCAGTTTGCCACTGCCCAGATGTCTCAGACTACCCTGCGAAGCGTGATCGGGGAAATGGACTTTGACAGCCTTCTTTCAGAAAGAGAAAAAATAAACACCGAGCTCCAAACCATTATTGATAAACAGACCGATCCCTGGGGGATCAAGGTATCAAACGTGGAGGTCAAACACGTTGACATAACCGAGGAATTAAAAAGGGCAATGGCCCGGCAGGCCGAAGCAGAAAGAGAAAGAAGGGCCAAAATTATTGCCGCTAATGGAGAATTTCAGGCGGCAGAAAAGATCTGCCAGGCAGCTAAAATGATGGAGAAAAACCCCACCGCCCTGCAGCTGCGGTATCTTCAGACACTTGTAGAAGTAG
Coding sequences within:
- a CDS encoding LemA family protein; the encoded protein is MKKIWIVLIVAAVIILSLGGWFIKGLNTVVIFDENVKQAWAQVENQLQRRNDLIPNLLNTVKGYAAHEKGVFTKITELRSQWAKAQTTSQKIEASRGMTAALSKLLLVAENYPNLKANDNFLALQSQLEGTENRIAVERRRYNHAVLSFNAYKRTVFGSLFARLRDLVKPAAYFETEEIARQVPVVKF
- a CDS encoding slipin family protein gives rise to the protein MIFIAITVFYLLNCIKILNEYERVVVFRLGRVLRQPKGPGMIFLFRPIDTAQKISLRLITLDVPPQDIITRDNVSVRVNAVVYFRIMDPIKAIVEVRDYQFATAQMSQTTLRSVIGEMDFDSLLSEREKINTELQTIIDKQTDPWGIKVSNVEVKHVDITEELKRAMARQAEAERERRAKIIAANGEFQAAEKICQAAKMMEKNPTALQLRYLQTLVEVGKENNTTTLFPIPVDFMKAFMEKKK
- a CDS encoding TPM domain-containing protein — translated: MAKRVLGITLFISSIILLSSIPLLSQEVNYPAYSGYINDYAGIISESDKVKANNLLSELEQKTTAQVAIATLSTTAPLDISTYAVELFQHWGIGQKNKDNGLLLLIATKDRKVRIEVGYGLEGALPDAVCNQIIYKGIIPLFKNNRYSQGVLTGVNTITDLIAREYDVELTGLSQAGVPIFETGPASRAKSALEILFSLIFFILIFGFRFGLFGFLLLNSGRRRGGHWFGGGYSGNMGGFSGGFGGFGGGLSGGGGACGSW
- a CDS encoding PilZ domain-containing protein; the protein is MSYSGLERRRYKRIRHHFIISLRVYPEITSKNNAKWDMAAIENLSAAGMFFTYNKKLETGTLLEFKITLPFLMDRTRCLGVVRRVEEKPPAKIYGIGIYFVEIDGKRKDAINKAANDYYFKKGVSD
- a CDS encoding PD-(D/E)XK nuclease family protein, producing MAGFKNEFSWSKSRDEIFRECRRKYYYNKYGFWGGWSFNSDPEIREIYILKQLKSRYMWKGEVVHCMISEIIQDLGNKRYYPLNYYLNSVGVKMRNDFRMSANKYYRENPKKMTGLFEHEYNINVPKEEWVKLFESTQACLKNFFTTPLYSDLRSKSSLNILQNEKTQNFVLDGTTIWVKLDLAVKDDSRITIIDWKTGRFPDNDFSIQLGCYSLYAIEQWGVELKDLSAVEFNLGSLKNTTHEINEEKLNHVKSYIKKSILGMKELLYDRKKNLARKDDFACTDNEKACRMCGFKKICRDWL